The Polyangium mundeleinium genome contains the following window.
CCGGTTGACGCGAGCGTGTTTGGACGACTACCGTCCTCGGGCATGCACCATTTGTCCTCCTGGCTCCTCGTGGCATCCCTCTTCGTCACCGGGTGCGCGGCGAGCGCCGGCCCCGGCAAGACGGCGGATTCCGAGGGCGAGAACGACAAGGTCAAAGAATGCAACGCCGTCATCGAGGTGATCAACGGCGGCATGCAGAAGCTGAACAAGTCCCAGAACGAGACGAAGGATGCGCCTGGCACCGAGCAGCTCCGCGCGCTGGCCGACGTGATGGACAGCGTCGGCCGGGATATCGAGGCCGTGCCCGTGACGCAGCCCGAGCTCGTCCGGAAGGTGGCCGATTACCAGGACATGGTACGCACCACCGCAAAAGCCGCGCGAGACCTGGCGCGTGCCATCGAAGCGAAGGACGCCCGCGGGGCCAATGCGGCGACGTCCGCGCTCAGTACGGCCGTGAAGCGGGAGTCGCCGCTGGTCGACGACATCAACGCCTACTGTCAATCCGGCACCGGAGGTTGATTCTCCACGCAACGTCGACAGTCGCGTAGGTACGTACTACCGTTTTCCGGCATGCATACCGTCCGGTTCTACTTCGACGTCATCAGCCCCTACGTTTGGCTCGCATGGACGCAGGTGCCCGAGGTCGAGGCGCGCACGGGCGCGCGCTTCGACCTCCAGCCCGTGCTGTTCGCGGGGTTGCTTCAGGCAAACGGGAACAAGGGCCCCGCGGAAATCGCGTCGAAGCGCGTCCACCTGCTGCAGGACGTGGCGCGCTGGGCGATGACGTTGAAGCGTCCCTATGCAGGTCCGCCGGCGCATCCGTTCAATCCCCTGAAGGCGCAGCGCATGTGCGCGGCCCTCGACGATCCGGACGCGCGGCGCCGCCTCGCCGGCGCGTTGATCGTCGCGACCTGGGAAAACGGCCGCGACTTGATGAACGACGCCGAGCTCCGCGCCATCGCCGACGACGCGGGCCTCGACGGCGCTGCGCTCCTCGCCGCCACCGAGGATCCCGCGGTGAAGGAGCGACTCCGGAAGAACACCGAGCACGCGCTCGCCGAGGGCGTCTTCGGCGTGCCGACGTTCCTCGTCGACGACCAGATTTTTTGGGGCAATGACCGGCTCGGGTTTCTGGAGACGTACCTCGGCGGGGGTCTTCGTATCGACAAGTCCGAGCTTGCGGAGCGCCTCGCGCGGCCGCGTGCAGCGGACCGCAAGAACGTGTAGCGCTCACTTCACCAGGCCGAGGCGAAGAAGCAGGAGGAAGGCGCGCTCCATCCACGTGAGGTCGGGGGACACGTGAAGGGAACGTACGGTCACCCGGCCGTCCCTTGGGGGGTGACTCGCGAATGCATGGAGGGCAGGCTGGTCGGTGGTTCGTGTTCGAAACGTCACCTCACGTGGGTCCCAGTCGCTCGATTGAAGGGCCTGGACGAGGTCGGGCTGATCCGTCAGCAACGTGAATCGATAGGAATCCCAGAACATGTCCGCCCAGCGGCAATCGGTCAGTTCGGCCACGCGGATTCCCCGCCATTGCACGAACCAGCCCTCGTCGCGCCCGTAGTTTGCCGCCACGGCGCGCGCCCTCCGCCATCGGTCCGGCGGGTCTCGTGGGCTGTCCGCGTGCGACTTCCGGTAGGGATTCATGTCCGTCGAGCGCCTTTGGCTTGCTGCGGTTTCAATGTCTGCCCACGTCACGCGCGACGGCCGCGTCGATGTGACGTGTCGGAGTCTGCTCCGAGCCCCGGAGGGACCGCAACCCGTTTCTCTGGGGC
Protein-coding sequences here:
- a CDS encoding 2-hydroxychromene-2-carboxylate isomerase; the encoded protein is MHTVRFYFDVISPYVWLAWTQVPEVEARTGARFDLQPVLFAGLLQANGNKGPAEIASKRVHLLQDVARWAMTLKRPYAGPPAHPFNPLKAQRMCAALDDPDARRRLAGALIVATWENGRDLMNDAELRAIADDAGLDGAALLAATEDPAVKERLRKNTEHALAEGVFGVPTFLVDDQIFWGNDRLGFLETYLGGGLRIDKSELAERLARPRAADRKNV